CCGAACTTCCCTCCGGCGTTCATCGTCAGCGCGCCGCCCACGCTCGCCGGAATACCGCCCAGTGTTTCAAGACCCGCCAGCCCCTGGCGCACCGTTTCGTTGATCAATTTGGGAAGATTGGCGCCGGCGCCGACGCTCACCGTCCCCTTTGCGACATCGATCGTCCACGCCGCGAGATCGCCATCGATTCTCACGACTAGTTCGCCCACACCATCATCATCCACCAGCAGATTCGCACCGTCGCCCAGAATCCGGAGCCGCGGGTCGATCTCGATCGCACGCCGGAGCTGCTCGACGTTCCGGACCGTCGCAAATCTGTCCGCGCCGCCACCGATCCCAAACCAGGTCGGAACGTGCTCCAGCCTTGAGATTGCCAACTCGTCCGTCACAACCATGGATTATCCGCGGGCCAGAAAATTCCTTCCGACCTCATACACCGGCCCCGCACCCATCACCACCACCAGATCCCCCGGGCGGCAGATTGCTTCGAGCTTTTCCACGATCTTGTCGAACGTCTGCACATGGCTCGCGTCCACTCCTCGGTCGGTGAGGCGTCCAACAAGATCCTGCGCTCCGATCTTCGCCCGCTCTTCCTGACTGTCGCGCACAAAGTAGATATCGGGAACAAGCACCATGTCGGCGCCGCTGAAGCTCTGCGCGAACTCTTCCAGCAGGTGGCGTGTGCGCGAATGCTGATGGGGCTGGAACACGCAGATCAATCTGCCGCCGCGATCCTGCGGTTTTTCGAACGCTCGCAGCGCGCGGAGCGTGACGTCGATCTCGGTCGGGTGATGCCCGTAGTCGTCGTACACCCGCACCTCACCCTTGCCTATCGCACGCGCGCCAAGAAACTGATTCCGCCGATCGACACCGGAAAATGCCGCAAGAGATTGCGCCACGCGGGCCGAATCCGCACCGAGCCAGATCGCCAGCACCATTGCCGTCGCCGAGTTGATTGCGTTGTGAACCCCGGGGATGCGCAGATTCCAATGCTGAATATCGCGACCGCGATGCTGGAGCGAGACGCGCCGCGTCTCCTGCTCGTATGAAACGACCCAGTCCGCCGCCGGGGTGAAGCCGATCGTCTGCACTTCGCACTCGAGCCCGGCCGTCACCTCGCGCCGGTGTGCGCCCTCGTGCGCGATCAGCAGCTTGCCGCCTTCAGACGCCGGAGGAATCAGCCGCGCGAACTCGTGAAAACTCTCAACGATCGCATCCAGCGATCCGTACACATCAAGATGATCCGCCTCGACGCTGCTGATGCTCGCGACGGTCGGATGCAGATTGTGAAAGCTCCGATTGAACTCGCAGCTCTCCGCGACCAGCACGCCGGGCTTGCCGCGGAGATTGCCTGCCGGGATCCTTTCGGCTCCCAATCGGAATCCCGAGATCTGCGCTCCCGGTTCGCGCTTCACCGTGTTCAGCGTGCCGGTTGCGAGCTGGGTACACGTCGCGCCGACGATCACCGTCGGATCGAGCCCCGCATCCGTCAGAGAGGTGCCGAGCATCGCCGTGGTCGAACTCTTCCCGTGCGTCCCGGCCACCGCGACTCCGGTCCGGCCGATCATGCAAAGCCCGAGAGCCTCCGCATAAAACAGCACCGGAATTCCCCGCCGCACCGCCTCGGCCACCTGCGGGTGCTCGGGGCGGATCGCCGCGGAGCACACCACCATGTCGCACGCCTCGGGCAGCCAGCGCTTCGACTGGTCGAACCCAACCTCGATTCCTTCCGCGGCAAGCGCGACGGTGACGTCGGACTCCTGCATGTCCGAGCCGCGAACGACCGCTCCCCTCCCGCGCAGCATCCGCGCGAGCCCACTCATGCCGCAGCCCCCGATGCCGATCAAATAGAGGCTTTTACCCGCGACGTCGAGCCGGCGTTCGGACGGCTGCTCCTGCTTGAAATCAGCGAATTTCAAAGGCCCGCGGAGCTCCTGTCGGACGCCGCTCGGCACGTAGCGCAATGGTGGCAGGTCGATCTTAAGCGACGGCGCGGAGACACTAAGCGATGAAGAAGTCGGAAGTGTGGACATGGCCGCACGTATCGACCGAGCGAGCGCTCCACCGTGAGCCGCCGACCAACCTTCTCATCCGTGCGACCGGGCACCCGGCAAAGCTCAGTTCAATCTTGGTTGACCCGCCTTTTTCCCCGAGCGAATCCATACCCTCGCCCATGCCCGAATACGCCGTCAACGCCGCCGCGAGCCCGACCGGTTCGCTTCCCTACCGCCTCGCCTGCTTGTGCGATCTTCGCGACAAAGACGGTCGGCTTCTCCTGCTCAAACGGGCCAAGGAACCCAACAAAGGGCTGGTTTCACCGATCGGAGGCAAGCTCGATGTCGAACACGGCGAATCTCCCGCTCGCTGCGCCCAGCGCGAAATCGAAGAAGAGGCCGGAATCCACATCCCGCTCGAGCGACTGCATTTGACGGGCCTGATCAGCGAGAGCGCGTTCGAAGGCCGGGGCCATTGGCTGCTCTTCTATTACCGCGTCCTCGGCCCGGTGTGGATCGAACCGCGCGACATGCCCGAAGGCCGGCTGGACTGGTATCGGCGCGACGAGATCGAATCGCTGCCGATCCCGGATTCTGATCGGAAAATCATCTGGCCTCTGGTCTGGAAACACGAACCCAAGCGCGAAGGTAGTCGCCCCGGCTACTTCGCAGTCCACATCGAGTGCGTCGGTGAACGCGGGGACAGGCTCGAATGGAGCGTCCAGCAGGAAACGCCCGCGATCTGAATCGTTTCATCGCCGCCGCCTTGCAAGCGCCGCCAGCCCCGCTCCGCACACCAGCGTCCCGGGCACCGGCACTGTCAACACGCGGATCTCATCCATCGCTCCGCCGTTGGCCAAAGTGAACCGGAGCGTCCACGGGCTCAGAAGCGTGAACGTGTCAATCACGGAACTGAATCCGCGATTCGCCACGCCGAATGGATAGACCGTCCCCGGGTTGCCGAGTGCCGCATCACTCAAATCAAGCCGCTGGTTCGTGAAAATTACTCCGATGATCGCTTTGTCGAACGTCACTGTTCCGGTGACTATCCCGGCCTGCGGCTGCCCTTGGTTGTCAAAGTGCAGAATGTGGCTGTTCACCCACAAAGGCCCCGGATTCACGGGCAGGGCCGAACCTAGAACATAAGCGGGCCCGATCGCGGGCAAGTACCGATCAATCAATCCATTGAACAACACGCCCTGCTTCTCGTTGATCGCGTATACGACGCTGGCGTTCGCAAAGACTCCCGGCGCTAGCGAAGGAGGTGGCGCCACAAGCAGGCCCGCGCCGGTCGTCCCGACAATCACAGCTAGGCACGAGGATCCCGTCGCCATCGCGCAGATGCCGCTCAGTACGTATCGCATTCTGTCAACTCCAGACGCCGGAGTCTTGAGCGGCACACTTCGCCGCCAAGCGCTCCGGGCACATGAGTTCACACAAATCGCGCCAACCTTGCACCGACAGCCCCTGAATCCTGCAATACCCAGGGCTGGTGAAACCGGCACACCGGTTCCACGAATCTACAATGCACAATGCACGGCGTGACCCGTTCCATTCCGGTTCGCCTCTGGGCTGCCGCGTTCTTGCTGGCGTGCGTGAGCCTTCTCGAGTTGCTGTCTCACTCCGCTTGTGCCGATACATCCTCCCCCACGCTCGCTCCAGCATCCCCGGCTCCCAGTTCCGTCGCCGCGTCGCGTCAGGCGAGTAATGTCGCCGTCATCACCATCGACGGCCCCATCGACGGGATCATGGCCCGCAGTTTTCGTCGCCGTCTCGATGAAGCCGTCGCAATGAACGCCGACGCAGTCGTGGTCGATCTCAACACCCCCGGCGGCGAACTCGGCGCCGTGCTCGAGATTTCCAACGCGATCAAGCAGAGCCCCGTCCGCAACACAGTCGCCTGGATTCACCCGATGGCGTACTCGGGCGGCGCGATCATCGCACTCGCCTGCCGCGAAATCGTCGTTTCTGACGGTTCGAGTTTCGGTGACGCGAAAGTCATCCAGATCAGACGTTCATCATTTTCGGCTCAGATCACCAACATGAACGATGCCGAGCGCCAGAAGCTGCTCCCGCCGCTTCTTGCGGACGTCGTCGATTCCGCGCGACGGCACAACCGCGCCGCAGGCGCGTACGAGTCCGACGAGTTGCTCGTGCAGGCAATCGTCGCGACCGATGCCGAACTCTGGTGGGTGCAGGACAACAAGACCGGCGTTCGGTTCGCCGTGGACCGCGCCGAGTTCGAGCGCCTGTTCCCCGACAAGCCCGTGCTCCAACCGATGCTCGCGACCGCGTCTGTCGGAAGCAACGAAGTAGCGACCCGCTCCGCACGCTCGCGCCGTGCGACCTCGCCCCAAGATTCGTCATCCGGCGCGGAGAGCTCGCCGGCACCGGATTCCGACGCCGGTTCATCTTCACCTGACGCGGCTTCGCCGCCGGCTCAGCAGGAGGGCGAGACGGTTCCATTCACCCCGGCCGCTCCATCGCTCGCGGACATCCAATCCAAGACCGAGGAAGCCCTCGATCTTGCGGGCGCGACGCCCTCCATGCGACCCCGCACCGGCAGCAATGCCAACGGTCGCTACACGCTTCTCGCCAAAATCTGCAACGGCGACGGCGCGATCGTTCTCCACGAAGAGGAAATGGCCTATTTCAATCTCGCGGCCAACGCGCGGCGTGCGCCGGACGGCTCCGCGCAACTCGACGCGATCAACTCCGACGCGGACCTGACTCGATTCCTCGGCGCCGCGACGATCACCCGGCTCGATGAGAACTGGTCGGAGGCGCTCGCTCGATTCATGTCCGCGACTTGGGTGCGCGGAATTCTCATCACCGGCTTTCTCATCTGCATCTTCATCGAGATGTTTTCGCCCGGCGTCTCCGTGCCCGCAGTGATCGCGGCGCTCTGCATCGTCGGCCTCTTCGTCCCCCCGCTCATCGTCGGTATGGCGATGTGGTGGCAACTGGCCGCGATCCTCATCGGCGTCTTGATGCTCGCCGCGGAGATCTTCATTCTGCCCGGATTTGGCGTCGCGGGGGTCTTGGGCCTGCTGGCCCTCTTCATCGGGATGATCGGAGTCTTCGTGCCCGGGGCCAACGGCACGGGAGCGACCGCCGCGGAGTTCCGCGCCGGACTCGCCACCGGCGTCACCACCATGCTGCTCGCCGGCGCGACAACCTGGATCGCACTGTTCTTTGTCTACCGCAACATTTCGAGTATCCCCGCCCTTCGCCGGCTTGTCCTGCAGGACCCCGGATTCGACGGCGACGGCGCGATGGGCGGCTCGCTTCTTGCGGCGATGGCGGAAGACCCGGTGCGTGTCGGAGACATCGGCGTCGCCACGACTCCACTTCGACCGTCGGGCAAAATCGAGATCGACGGACGCCTGCACGATGTCGTCGCCGAATTCGGGTTTATCGATTCCGGCCAGCGGGTGAAAGTCGTGAACGTGACGCCGTTCCGTATCGGGGTGGACTCGGTGCGCGACGCGTAGCTCGGGCGCCGACGCAAACATGCACCCCACCGGCGCCGGATATTCTTGTGCCCGATGGAAGCGCTACTGCTCTGGGGACTCGGTCTGCTGCTCGCGGCGTTGCTGCTGCTCCTCATGGAGTTCTTTGTCCCCAGCGCCGGGTTCATCGCGGTCCTCTCCGCAGGGTGCGCGATCGCCGGCCTGATCTGCCTCTTCCGATTCAACCCGTTGTGGGGGTTTATGGGGGTGGTCGGGATGCTCTTTGCCGTGCCGGGCGTGCTCTACGCGGGCGTGTCAATCTGGCGAAACACGCCGTTTGGACGTCGGATGATCGGTGTTCCTTCCGAGGAAGAAGTCGCGGAGAAAGTCGCGAAAGAAGACGCCTTCGTGCGCTCACGAATGCAACTCTTGAATAAGGAGGGCAAGGTCGTGACCGACCTCCGCCCCGTCGGCCTTGTCGAGATCGACGGAATCCGCCACGATGCGCTCTGTGAGAGTGATTTTCTGCGCCCCGGTGCGCGGGTGCGGGTCGTGCATGTGGACGCAAATCAGGTCCGGGTGCGGGCGATTTCCTAGTTCTTGTGGTCCATCTTCCCGCCTTCTTTGGTATCTTTCACCATGACCACGCCCGAACCGAAGGGTCTCCCCGCACACATCGAACCCGTAAACGAAGGCGAACCGGTCTCCACCGACGTCGCTGCGCTGACCGCGGCGATGGCGAACATGTCGGCCGAACAAAAGGACGAGTACTGGTTCAAACACGTCTACCAGGGCGACAAGATGCCTCAGTTGACGTGGCGCGCTGTGTTCGTGGGCGGCATTCTCGGCATGCTGATGTCCGCCGCGAACCTCTACACGACACTCTCGATCGGGTGGGCTTTCGGCATCGCGATCACAGCCTGCGTGCTCTCGTTTGTCATGTGGAACTTTGTCGTTCTGTGTTCCGGCAAACGGGTCAGCCAGATGTCGGTGCTCGAGAACGCCTGTATGGCGAGCTGCGCTTCCGCCGCCGGTTATTCGACGGGCTCAACAATCGCCACGATGTTCGGCGCGCTCGCTCTTCTGCAGGACATCCCACCCGGAAAAACCGCCGCCGAC
The DNA window shown above is from Phycisphaeraceae bacterium and carries:
- a CDS encoding UDP-N-acetylmuramate--L-alanine ligase; its protein translation is MKFADFKQEQPSERRLDVAGKSLYLIGIGGCGMSGLARMLRGRGAVVRGSDMQESDVTVALAAEGIEVGFDQSKRWLPEACDMVVCSAAIRPEHPQVAEAVRRGIPVLFYAEALGLCMIGRTGVAVAGTHGKSSTTAMLGTSLTDAGLDPTVIVGATCTQLATGTLNTVKREPGAQISGFRLGAERIPAGNLRGKPGVLVAESCEFNRSFHNLHPTVASISSVEADHLDVYGSLDAIVESFHEFARLIPPASEGGKLLIAHEGAHRREVTAGLECEVQTIGFTPAADWVVSYEQETRRVSLQHRGRDIQHWNLRIPGVHNAINSATAMVLAIWLGADSARVAQSLAAFSGVDRRNQFLGARAIGKGEVRVYDDYGHHPTEIDVTLRALRAFEKPQDRGGRLICVFQPHQHSRTRHLLEEFAQSFSGADMVLVPDIYFVRDSQEERAKIGAQDLVGRLTDRGVDASHVQTFDKIVEKLEAICRPGDLVVVMGAGPVYEVGRNFLARG
- a CDS encoding NUDIX domain-containing protein — its product is MKKSEVWTWPHVSTERALHREPPTNLLIRATGHPAKLSSILVDPPFSPSESIPSPMPEYAVNAAASPTGSLPYRLACLCDLRDKDGRLLLLKRAKEPNKGLVSPIGGKLDVEHGESPARCAQREIEEEAGIHIPLERLHLTGLISESAFEGRGHWLLFYYRVLGPVWIEPRDMPEGRLDWYRRDEIESLPIPDSDRKIIWPLVWKHEPKREGSRPGYFAVHIECVGERGDRLEWSVQQETPAI